The following are encoded in a window of Rissa tridactyla isolate bRisTri1 chromosome 3, bRisTri1.patW.cur.20221130, whole genome shotgun sequence genomic DNA:
- the ENPP5 gene encoding ectonucleotide pyrophosphatase/phosphodiesterase family member 5 translates to MICYWKVLAVFFLFLPSALFLQPAQSRVLLVSFDGFRWDYIYKVSTPNFHYAMENGVHVKQVTNVFITKTYPNHYTMVTGLYAESHGIVANEMYDPILNETFSMNKMDVYNSKFWEEASPIWVTNQREGHKTGAAMWPGTDVKIHGVFPTYYMPYNESVSFEDRVARLIDWFTSEEPINFGLLYWEQPDEMGHILGPENPLMGPIISDVDKKLGYLMSELKKAKLWDVINVIITSDHGMSQSSSERLIELDQYVNRELYTVIDHSPAVAILPKEGKLDEVYEALANAHPNMTVYKKEQIPDRLHYKHNSKIQPILAVADKGWEIVYNKSDGFQFGNHGYDNMLPEMHPILLAVGPAFRKNATKEVMNATDLYPLLCHLLGINPLPNNGSFNAVKDVLAEEVPVASGTDTYATVTGVFLGSLLVMVFIAVFVKHFILTQANTMQLQHTEAAQPLLQG, encoded by the exons ATGATCTGTTACTGGAAAGTCCTGGCAGTGTTCTTCCTATTTCTTCCAAGTGCATTGTTTCTCCAGCCAGCCCAGTCCAGGGTGTTGCTAGTATCTTTTGATGGATTTCGATGGGATTACATCTACAAAGTCTCAACTCCCAATTTTCATTATGCCATGGAGAATGGTGTTCATGTCAAACAGGTCACTAATGTGTTTATAACAAAAACCTATCCTAATCATTATACAATGGTGACTGGTCTCTATGCAGAAAGCCACGGTATAGTTGCTAATGAGATGTATGATCCTATTCTGAACGAAACTTTCTCTATGAACAAAATGGATGTCTATAACTCCAAGTTCTGGGAAGAAGCCAGCCCAATATGGGTAACGAACCAGAGGGAAGGACATAAAACCGGAGCAGCTATGTGGCCTGGAACAGATGTGAAAATACATGGAGTCTTTCCTACATATTATATGCCCTACAATGAATCCGTTTCCTTTGAAGATAGAGTTGCTAGGCTTATTGACTGGTTTACATCAGAAGAACCCATAAACTTTGGTCTCCTATATTGGGAACAGCCTGATGAGATGGGCCATATTCTGGGCCCAGAAAACCCACTGATGGGACCGATAATTAGTGATGTTGACAAGAAGCTGGGTTATCTTATGTCTGAACTGAAGAAAGCGAAGCTGTGGGATGTGATAAATGTCATAATCACAAGTGATCATGGAATGTCCCAGTCCTCCTCGGAAAGACTCATTGAGCTTGATCAGTATGTGAATAGAGAGCTGTATACAGTCATTGACCATTCTCCTGCAGTAGCTATTTTGCCAAAAGAAG gcAAACTGGATGAAGTATATGAAGCTTTGGCCAATGCTCATCCCAACATGACTGTATATAAAAAGGAGCAGATTCCAGATAGATTACATTACAAACACAACAGTAAAATTCAGCCAATCTTAGCAGTGGCTGATAAAGGATGGGAAATCGTATATAATAAGTCTGACGGTTTTCAAT TTGGTAATCATGGATATGACAACATGTTACCAGAAATGCATCCAATTTTGTTGGCTGTTGGGCCTGCTTTCAGAAAGAATGCCACCAAGGAAGTCATGAATGCTACAGACTTGTACCCCTTGTTGTGCCATCTACTTGGTATTAACCCACTGCCAAACAATGGTTCGTTCAACGCTGTGAAAGATGTACTTGCTGAAGAAGTTCCTGTAGCCTCTGGAACAGACACCTATGCTACTGTTACGGGAGTCTTTCTGGGCAGCTTGCTTGTTATGGTTTTTATTGCAGTTTTTGTTAAGCATTTTATCCTCACCCAGGCAAATACCATGCAATTGCAACACACTGAAGCTGCTCAGCCACTGTTGCAAGGTTAA